The Streptomyces noursei ATCC 11455 sequence CGGAGTCCCCGGTGCCGCCTGCGCCGCCGCGGCCAGGAAGCGCTCCGGGACGACCCCCACGACCGGGTAACCGCCGGTCGTGGGGTGATCGTGCAGGAACAGCACCGGCAGGCCGTTCGGCGGCACCTGGAGCGCGCCCAACGGCATGCCCTCGCTGGCGAGTTCACCGTCCCGGGCGCGTTCCAGGGCCGGGCCCTCGGTGCGCAGCCCGATCCGGTTGGAGGCCGCGGAGACCCGGAACCGGCCGGCGGCCAGCGTGCGCAGCCCGGCCGCGGTGAACCAGTCGTCGCGCGGACCGGGCAGGAACGGCAGCACGAGTTCGGCCGCCGGCCCGGCGTGCGGGACCGCGTCGGCCGCCGCCGGGGGGCCGTACGGCGACCCCAGCGGGAGCACCGCGCCGTCCGCGAGCGGGTCCGGGCCCAGGCCGGAGAGGAGGTCGGTGGCGCGGCTGCCGAGCACCGGCTCGGCGTCGATGCCGCCGGCGACGGCGAGGTAGGCGCGCAGCCCGTGGGTGGCCGTCCCGGCCTCCAGTACGGCGCCGGCCGGGACGGGGACCGGGGCGCCCCACGGGGCGGGGCGGCCGTCCACCGTCACCGGGCAGGGGGCTCCGGTGACCGCGACGGTGGCGGCGGTCCGCAGCCGGACGGCGCAGCCGGTGAGGGTGGTCTCCAGGGTGGCCGCCGACGCGGGGTTGCCCACCAGGCGGTTGGCGAGCCGGTGCGCGGGCCCGTCCAGCGCCCCGGAGTGCGGCACCCCCAGGTGGGCGTGGCCGGGCCGGCCGAGGTCCTGGACGGTGGTGAGCGCACCGGCCCGGACCACCGAGAGGGCGCGGTCGGTCATCGGGCGGGCTCCTCGGGTGCGCGGTCGGTGCGGGACGGGGCGGTGCGCGGGGTCGGGACGGTGGCGTCCGCGGGGACGAAGCGGACCGGGGTGCCGGGGGCGAGCAGCGCCGCCGGTTCGCGCCGGGGATCCCACAGGACGGCGTCGGTACGGCCGATCAACTGCCAGCCGCCGGGGGAGGAGCGCGGATAGATCCCGGTGTACGCGCCGGCCAGGCCGACCGAGCCGACCGGGACCCGGGTGCGGGGGCTCTCCCGGCGGGGAACGTGCAGGTGCGCGGGAAGCCCCGTCAGATAGCCGAAGCCGGGCGCGAATCCGCAGAACGCGACCCGGAAGGTGGTGCCGGAGTGCAGGCGGACCACCTCGTCGGCGGACATCCCCCACAGCGCGGCGACCTCGGCGAGGTCGGGACCGTCGTAGTGGACCGGGAGCTCCACGGCGGGGCGGTCGTCGGCGGTCGGCGGCGGGACCCGCCAGCCGGCCAGCTCCGCGGCCAGCGCGGACGGATCGGCCAGGCCGTCGAGGAAGACCGTACGGGCGGCCGGCACCATCTCGCGGACCGCGGGGAGGGTGCCGGCGGCGGCCCGGCGCAGCAGTTCGGCGTGCAGTGCCTCGACGTCCCGGGGGGTCGGCAGTTCGATCAGCAGTCCGTGGTCGCCGACCGGCAGCGTCGTCAGGGACGGCCGCCCGGCCCCGTCGGTCGCCGCCCCCGCGCCCTGCGACGTCATACGAAGCTCCGGACGTGGACGCCGGCCGCGGTCAGCTCGGACCGGACCCGTCGGGCCAGCTCCGCGGCGCCCGGGGTGTCGCCGTGCAGACAGAGGGAGCGCGCGGCGACCGCGATCCGGGTGCCGCCCAGGGAGGTGACCGCCCGGTCGCGGGCCAGGCCCACGGCGCGCTTGACCACCGTGTCGGGGTCGTGGACGACCGCGCCCGGCTCCCGGCGCGGCACGAGCGTGCCCCGGTCGGTGTAGGCGCGGTCGGCGAACGCCTCGCCGACGACCGGGAGTCGGGCCTGCGCAGCGGCCCGGTGCAGTTGCGACCCGGGCAGCCCGAGGACCGGCAGCCGGCCGCCCGCGGCACGGATCCCGGCGACCACCGCGGCGGCCTGTTCGGCGTCGTGGACGCAGCGGTTGTAGAGCGCGCCGTGCGGTTTGACGTAGCCGACGCGGGCGCCGGCGGCGCGGGCGAAGACCTCCAGCGCGCCGATCTGGTAGGTGATCTCGTCGGCCAGTTCCTCGGGCGGCACGTCCATGGCGCGGCGGCCGAAGCCGGCCAGATCGCGGTAGGAGACCTGGGCGCCGATCACCACCCCGCGCTCGGCGGCCAGGGCGCAGACCCGGCGCATCGTGCTCGGGTCGCCGGCGTGGAAGCCACAGGCGACGTTGGCGCTGGTGACGACGGACAGCAGGGCCTCGTCGTCGGTGAGCTGCCAGCGGCCGAACCCTTCGCCGAGGTCGGCGTTGAGGTCGATGAGGGGAGGGGCCGCGGAGTCGCTCATGGATGTCCGTTCCGGGTGCGGGGGTGCGGAGGGGAGGGTGACGGGAAGGGGGAGGGGAATGTGGTGGGGGAGACCGTGGGGGGCCGCAGCGCAAGTCAACGTACAGATCGTTGAACGATCCGACAAGAGGTGTGTTGTCCCGTCCCGTCTTCTGGGATTGACTTCGGCTGACAGCGCAGCGGGACGGGCCTCGCCGGTCCGTCCGAACGGACGGAGCGGACAGCGGTATGGCCGGCGGAGTGGCGAAGAACGATCAGCGGCGGCTCGCCGAGGTCGCGGGACTGGAACGGGACCGCGCCCTGCTCGGCCGCGCCAGCACGGCCGAGCGGGTCGCCGACATCCTGCGCGAACGGATCACCGAGGGCTACTTCCCGCCCGGCGTGCGGCTGTCGGAGGAGAGCATCGGCGGCGCGCTGGGCGTCTCGCGCAACACCCTGCGCGAGTCGTTCCGGCTGCTCACCCACGAGCGGCTGCTGGAACACCGGCTCAACCGCGGGGTCTTCGTGCGGATGGTGACCGTCGAGGACCTCGACGACATCTTCCGGGTGCGGATGCTGGTGGAGTGCGCCGCGGTGCGCGGGCTGGGACCGGGGCCGTACGACGCCGCGACCACCCGGTCGGTGGCGGCGATCGATGAGGCGGTGCGGGCCGGCGAGGAGGCCGCGGCGGACCGTGCCTGGGCCGAGCTGTCGACCGCCAACCTCCGCTTCCACCAGGCCGTCGTCGCGCTGGCGGGCAGCCCGCGCACGGACGAGCTGATGCGCGGCGTGCTGGCCGAACTCCGCCTGGTCTTCCACGTGATGGACGACCCGCGGCGCTTCCACTCGCCCTATCTGGTCCGCAACCGGCAGATCGTCGAGACGCTGCTGGCCGGCGACGCGGCCGAGGCCGAACGGCTGCTGCGCGCCTATCTGGAGGACTCGCGCACCCAGCTGTCCGCCGCGTACGCCCAGCGCATCGCCGAAGGCTAGGGCCTGTCCGATGGGTCATGGCCGGGTCTGCGGCGTCTGGTACGGCACCTCGCCGCGTTGCCGAAACGCCCCAATAGCTCCGCTATCGAGCCGCTCCGGCGCCTTGCGATGCACCGCACCAGACGCCGCGGCCTTGCCGACCCTGACCCATCGGACAGGCCCTAGGGCCGGTCCGGCGGACCGACCCCCGGTCCTGTTTTGTCGTCGCCAACCCCTTGTCGGATCGTTCAACAATCGCATAGCCTCCGCTGCAATTCCTGAGCAACCCCTCAACGCTCCCCCAGTGTCCGCTGCCCGTCGCCGTCGCGGCGCGCATCCGCGGGGGACCCGTCTACGCGGAAGGCGGATCCATGATCGTCCTCCTCGGCGTGCTCGTGGT is a genomic window containing:
- the pxpB gene encoding 5-oxoprolinase subunit PxpB; this translates as MTSQGAGAATDGAGRPSLTTLPVGDHGLLIELPTPRDVEALHAELLRRAAAGTLPAVREMVPAARTVFLDGLADPSALAAELAGWRVPPPTADDRPAVELPVHYDGPDLAEVAALWGMSADEVVRLHSGTTFRVAFCGFAPGFGYLTGLPAHLHVPRRESPRTRVPVGSVGLAGAYTGIYPRSSPGGWQLIGRTDAVLWDPRREPAALLAPGTPVRFVPADATVPTPRTAPSRTDRAPEEPAR
- a CDS encoding GntR family transcriptional regulator; translated protein: MAGGVAKNDQRRLAEVAGLERDRALLGRASTAERVADILRERITEGYFPPGVRLSEESIGGALGVSRNTLRESFRLLTHERLLEHRLNRGVFVRMVTVEDLDDIFRVRMLVECAAVRGLGPGPYDAATTRSVAAIDEAVRAGEEAAADRAWAELSTANLRFHQAVVALAGSPRTDELMRGVLAELRLVFHVMDDPRRFHSPYLVRNRQIVETLLAGDAAEAERLLRAYLEDSRTQLSAAYAQRIAEG
- a CDS encoding 5-oxoprolinase subunit C family protein, translated to MTDRALSVVRAGALTTVQDLGRPGHAHLGVPHSGALDGPAHRLANRLVGNPASAATLETTLTGCAVRLRTAATVAVTGAPCPVTVDGRPAPWGAPVPVPAGAVLEAGTATHGLRAYLAVAGGIDAEPVLGSRATDLLSGLGPDPLADGAVLPLGSPYGPPAAADAVPHAGPAAELVLPFLPGPRDDWFTAAGLRTLAAGRFRVSAASNRIGLRTEGPALERARDGELASEGMPLGALQVPPNGLPVLFLHDHPTTGGYPVVGVVPERFLAAAAQAAPGTPVRFARIGRRSRPAARPS
- a CDS encoding LamB/YcsF family protein; this encodes MSDSAAPPLIDLNADLGEGFGRWQLTDDEALLSVVTSANVACGFHAGDPSTMRRVCALAAERGVVIGAQVSYRDLAGFGRRAMDVPPEELADEITYQIGALEVFARAAGARVGYVKPHGALYNRCVHDAEQAAAVVAGIRAAGGRLPVLGLPGSQLHRAAAQARLPVVGEAFADRAYTDRGTLVPRREPGAVVHDPDTVVKRAVGLARDRAVTSLGGTRIAVAARSLCLHGDTPGAAELARRVRSELTAAGVHVRSFV